The window ATTTATTTTAGGTTATGTGTTAAAAGGCATAGAGAACTCAAGCTGATTGTGTCACCAAATTTATGTCATAAGAGTGGGATTCACATCCTCCTTCCAGGACAAAAGATGGAGCATTAAATGTGGAGAAaacaagtagcagctacgctggggaaaGTAGTGATTCGGCTTTGACTGAAGTACAACATGTGCAACTCAGGGCATGAGGCAAAGCAAATTAGAAAATAACTTTTGTACCTCCATTCACcttcattcatttatttgttcAGGGGATCCATGAGCCGGCTGGATAGCGAGGAGACTTTGTTAATCCAAACAGAACAGAAGCATCTGATAAAAGAGTTTTTATTTACAACTTTTGCACACTTCAAAATGGCAAAGATCCTTTAAAATGTAAAAGCTACACTGTGTACTCTGGTTATTCAGTTTTTACctaatttcattttctttttacaaATGTCTTTATTTTGTAAGACTGTCTTCTTCTAGCTCAGCAGTTTCTTCATGTCCTCCTAAATTCACACCTTGTTCTCTGCAAACCCCATGCACAGGTCTCAGTAACATCATCGGCATCATAGTGTACATATCAGCCAACTCAGGTGACCCCAGTCAGAGCGACAACAAGAAGAGCTACTCCTACGGCTGGTCCTTTTATTTTGGAGCTCTGTCCTTTGTCCTGGCTGAGATGGTGGGTGTCCTGGCGGTGCACGTGTTCATAGAAAAACACCGGCAGCTACGTACTCGAGGCCGACCTTCTCTCATTAAGCCTCCCATCTCCCGAAACTCATCTTATTACCGTAACCGTTATTACCGCAGCCGTCGCTACAGCAACAGGAGCAACCACAGCGCAGGCGACTCAGCCTCCAACACTTATCAAGCAACTTTTGGACGTGACCAGGATCCGCCCATCTTTGTTGAGTCTAAAGTCGACACCTTGACTGGGTTGCCTACACCAGTGACCATGGGCTCAGAGTTCATGCTGTACACCTTAAACTCTCACCAGCTACCTTTCAAACACAGTAAGATTAACGTGGATGTGGATGACTTGACAGCTGGAGCTGGGCACAACAGCACAGAGATGCTGCCTGGAGACTGTGCATCCAATCGGAGGACCACTCCCGTCTGAGAGGAGGCATCTGGAAACCTCAGTCCTCCTCTTGATTTGGATTGGTCTTTTATGCTTTTCTGTTAGTCAGTTGTTTGTCAGGACAAAATTAAGCttttaaatatacatttcatgtgCTGTACTTATTGAGaaaaatgagtaaatgagaaTGTGATTTTGAGAAGATCTAATTGGTGTATGCTACAGTAGAATCGCCTGTAGTTTGTGTGCATGAAAATGTGTGTAAGTCATTCTGGGAATAAGAAAAAGTCATGCAGATAATAACTACATAATACTGTATGCAAGGCCAAAACACattaataagtaaaaaaaaaactggatttAATTCATACATAGAGACTCTGTAAATTGCAATTCGTTATAGGCAACAGATGATTTAACCCAAACAAATGAACTATACTTTCTGGGATACGTAGATTATACTTCATAATATCTTGTTTTAGGGTCAAGAAATGATAATTGAAACATGTAAGAGGAAAAAATTGTGAAatttgatggaaaaaataaaccgTTATTGAAATTTAAACGTTTCCACACAGAAAATAAGTGATAGGTCTAAACTGTGATCAGTGATATCAAAGGTGtagtttacttgtttattcaatacattttcgGTCTCTATTGTAAGCCGATGCCTTATAAGTAATTTAAAAAAAAGCTccagttctgagatgcagaagtttgctggtgcagaactGCGCTGAAAACAGGAGGGtttctcattattattaatggtaTGAACACACCTTGCTTCTGAGTGGCTAACAGAATGCCTTCCGCCATGTTTCAAGGTCACTATTACCAACACACTCTCCACCttctctctcctcgctgcaaaaaaaaaaaagccttcctgtgggtggGTACGAGTCAAAGTGGGCGAGGCCataaatgctaattcacagtgtgatatcacagtgtgaggattttccaatcctagcatttcaccaactattttctgtcagaagcttacgcaggagataggtgtaggagactgttttcatgttcagcctgcatgaaaatctcagcgtgactgattataatcagaaaaaatatttaaccctcccactgtcccaaTGGGTGTGAGTCCTCGAGGAAAGCTGACCGTTGtgtagggttgatggttcatcccttgggtccatgtggcagcggtgagaagtgagcaccacctcacccctgccacgtcgacctcaagggataaaccatcaatcctgctcaatggtcaactatcctcacagggtcacccataaagacagtgggagggttaaaaatggtttttcagtgaatcacacctttaaaTGATCAAGGAATATAAAGGCTAAAGGTTGAATCATTTAACCTGTGTCAAAACAGAAAGGGTGGAAAGAGGTGAATGAAGGTACCTCACTCATCACTCATATCTTGTCTTGATCTTTATGTTGGATCTGAAATTAGGTGCAAAATCTAATCAGATAGCTCACCATATTGGAATAATACTTCTTTCATTGAGTAATAGTTTCATTTGTGGTGGTTTCTTTATAAGTTGATGGTGGAAGAGTTGTTTCAGCCTTGATGTAGTGATGGAAGTTACATcactttcacacatggattgacccccactAAGCACAGACCACTCATTACTTTTGCTATGAACTCAGTATGTTTGCAAAAAACTATTTTGATGTTGGACAGAACTAAAAACTGCAACGTTGCAAATGTTACTAAAAGTATGTTGCTGCAAATGTGTTGTTTGACTTTTACTGGTCATGACGCATGGGCTTTTTTGGTTTTGTGAGAATGGCTTCATGGACATTTAAGAATCAGTATGTCATGtatgtgctcacacacacacacacacacacacacacacacacacacacacacacacacacacacacacacacacgcgcgcacctgACAGTGACATAACTGTGTCTTGTTCTCTTTTGCTCCATGCACAAAATCAAACCCAATTAAACGCATTAGAGTCCAACTAAATGTTGTTTGTGTGTCTGAACATTCTGCCATTATGGTGATGTCAGAGTTCTTATTTACATAATATAAATGTTTACATTAACAGCTTCTGGCAAAATAAGTGTATTTCATAGTGTATATGTTGAGTAAATGCATTCGTATTATACAGACCACTTCAGCTGTCTTTGTGTAAGAGCAAATATTCAAATGTCCATTCATGCACAAAGAAGCAAATATCAGAGCCAAGTACAAATGCACGATCACCAGAACATCTAGTTTATAGTAACAGACCCCCAGTACTGACAATATATCAAGGCcttcctgtgtgtgtacatgcatgaaTGAGCCATGTTACCGATGATGATGCTGCAGGACAAACAGCTTTAAAGGATGTACCGTGCATCAGAAAACAGCGGGCAAATCAAAAAGCCTGGGATGTTACCATGGCAGCAGCACTCAGAGCAAAATTTAAAGCAGCCATGATGAACATGATTGACTGAAAACACCACTTTGATCTTAATGCTCACCTTTTTAATGCTTTTTTCTTATTTCCTTGTGTTTGCAGAAATTAGACAATAATAAGTGAGCTTAACATTATCTTTTAATATTTTTGACAATACTTAATTTTTAATATTTTGGCACCAAGCAGCTTGACATTCTTGTAATCTTTGATCGTTTTAATTAATGTTTCTTCTTATTTTTTGGAGACTGTCCCAAGTATTTACCATGGGCCGCATGGCTGCTGTTTTACACTGCCCATAGCAGCTTGttgtgcagtgtgtgatggggaaaAGACAGGTAAAAAGGGAAAGATGACAGCAAACCGTATATGGGAGTCATGTATGAAAACAACACTGAAATAAAATTATTGAAAATACCTGAACAGTATATCAATCGTGCGTTATCCTTCTGTTCTTTGTGTAGGCTACAAATGTCCTCTTccataggaagcctaagtcacatccatctacttctggacaacAGTCCCCAGAAATAAGACAAATGTAAGCAGTTaatggggctataaaagctattttctaatcctgtttgatatgtgccatggataTGAAATCTGTGAATCTTCAAGACATATTTGgatgccaagaaagcacttatttttgaaCAGCGGCAAAAGTTATTATAGGttttgtgttaaaagacgtgcaggacaaCTGATGTCATTGaaacagacacggagaagagAAGATTAAACAAGCTTCTAATCATTCTTccgagaaggaagaaagaaagaaagaaagaaagaaagaaagaaagaaagaaagaaagaaagaaagaaagaaagaaagaaagaaagaaagaaagaaagaaagaaagaaagaaagaaaaagaaagagaaagaaagaaaattatcttttatTTAGTGCCTCTTGAGattaaaatcacaaggcgcttcacaagaacaaaaaattcaaaatacaaaacatctttgaaaatgtattaaaaaattaGAAGACAAAACAACAATTGTGTTAAAAATGCAGGGAAAGGCTAGGAGAAAATGAATGGGAATGAGGGAAATAGTGGATCaaggtggtgaagaaggtcatacaaaagccagcttgaacaagggaGTTTtcggctgctttttaaaggagaccactgagtgcactgatctcaggctcagagggagagagttccagagtctgggggccgcagcagcaaatgatctgtcacctttgttcTTCTGCCTGCTTGAGTACTTAAAGAcagttttaagtctgttttgattgcttgtacttaatgcatatgagaacagtcctttgccTTTAtgtctaattttttttaaatcttatctTATATGTTTTTCTTTTATGTAACTATGTAatgatgtgtctgttgctgctgcttcttggccagatcgtctttgtaaatgagaatgagttctcagttGACTCATCTGGTGTAACAAAGGTTAAAAAattgcctggtgtgctgcacagccagtaggctttgatcactggacctcagggacctgctgtgtGTAGGTACTAAGAAGATCAACAATGTGTTGGTGCTCATCCATGTAGGGCCCTAAAACCAGCTTGTTTGGGACATAGATGAGGAAGTCTTAGCTTTATTCAGCTATCGACAGTTCCCagtcatccaggttttaatagagtctaagcaggtgtgtaacagctgccgcTTAGACATGATCATTAAACATGGGGAAgaccactataaatctggccatgtggtaagtagcaactGCACAGGGGGAAAAGAGATTTTGCGGCGACATCATATAtgcaatgtctgatttgtagttgtttaaattatgaatttttacaagctaacaaATCTCAAAGTACCTGAAAGGCATGGTTGAAACTCACAccatttcattttatttaaattgaagtacaatatatgtgtgattcagtgcgtaaggcaaagcagattagaaaatagttttATAGCTCCAGGGCTTTTGGCCCcaaccattgacttgcattcatttgctttcttccggggacccatgagccaaccagaataggaggagacttaggctccctatgcaaGTGATTGGACGTAACCACAGACATCAAATGTAGAAGATTCCCCGTGGGCTGGTGCTGCCAATTACAGCTGCCGTagtggccgccatcttggatgggtctccattcaccaCCGGTAAATATTTTTCTATTCAGGAAGGTTTTTACATAACTAAAAGAAAATATTTAAGTATGCTTaccacaaaatcagacatatgaTAATTCAAATATAACTATAAttaagtaagctaaataaaaatcTTCCTCAGTAGAAAAAATATTTACCGGGGCGATTGGAGACCGATCCAAGATGGCGGCTGGCCACTACGAGTCTTGGGATGAGCCCAACTACATCCGGTTCCGTCCAACGccattttgatgaaacagcgagaAGAAGAAGTGTCGTGGACCACCGAAATGGATTTTATGGATTAAACCCCAAATACTAATTCGGATAACTTCTTTTTTTGTGCGGGAAAATAATTAATGGGATAAGTGGATTCTTCCTCTGACTGTGTAACCGGGTGGATTTGGTCATCGGGCTGTGGTATTACTGTTAGCTCAGCTTCGCTAGACGTTAGCTATTGTTAGCTCGTTCG is drawn from Nothobranchius furzeri strain GRZ-AD chromosome 4, NfurGRZ-RIMD1, whole genome shotgun sequence and contains these coding sequences:
- the cacng3a gene encoding voltage-dependent calcium channel gamma-3 subunit → MRVCNRGMMMLLTTAGAFCAFSLMTIAVGTDYWLYSRGVCRSKNLNDNETVHKNEEVLTHSGLWRTCCTEGIFRGVCKNIDHFPDDADYEQDAAEYLLRAVRASSLFPILSVGLLFLGGLCVAASEFYKSRYNVILCAGILFVSAGLSNIIGIIVYISANSGDPSQSDNKKSYSYGWSFYFGALSFVLAEMVGVLAVHVFIEKHRQLRTRGRPSLIKPPISRNSSYYRNRYYRSRRYSNRSNHSAGDSASNTYQATFGRDQDPPIFVESKVDTLTGLPTPVTMGSEFMLYTLNSHQLPFKHSKINVDVDDLTAGAGHNSTEMLPGDCASNRRTTPV